In Pristiophorus japonicus isolate sPriJap1 chromosome 3, sPriJap1.hap1, whole genome shotgun sequence, the sequence TGATCATAACGTTTAGCTCTTGGTGGAGAGGGTGATGTTGAAGATGTGTGAACTCTAGATGTTGGCATCTCTGAGCTGCATATCAATAGTGGAGGTGTCGGTGTAGTTTCCCATTGGACTGGGGATGGTGTACTATATGCTTTGTGAGAAAGTGGTGGAGAGGGAACAGTTCTAAGAGGTGATTCTGTGCGCCTTGCTGTAGACTCAATAGTGATGTAAGAAGGGGATGGTGACGGCATTCTTTTTGCTGGAGACTGAGCTCTCTGCTCTGCAAGTCTAATTTCACTCAACTGTTCCTTTTTACTTTCACATGCTTGCTCTTCTACATTGCTTTTTCCTTGTTTATCTAATTTGCAAGAACCAATGCTTATCTTGGATATCTTCTGTGAAGGTGCAGTACAACCAAACGTTCCTTTTTCAGGTTTTAAACCAGACATAGAAATAAATGCTTTTTGTATTGATTCATCAAAATATGCAAGCTTTAGCAATGCATTCTGTTTAATCTGTGTTAGTTCTCTTTTCACCTTTTGCAAATCATTCCCTTTGGTAACCTTCATTGGGAATCCATGGCCATCTGTAATCCATTTAGGAACCTTTTCCAAAAAGGCTTTTATTGCATTTAAATCTATGTTGTCATTCTCTTTTTCAAACTGAATCAGTCTGATCAAAATGTTTTGCAGTTCCTCACGCTTTCGGTAACTATCACTAATTTCAACATAAAGTCTTGCCGCATCTTTATCAAATTCCTTTTCATGAACAGCAGTATTCCCACTTTCTTTGTTCGCCTGTTTTATATCCTCCATGTGAGCAGGGACCAGCCCTTGCTTATTACCTGCATTTCTTACATAACAAACTTGTTCTTCCTTTGCCTGAAAGGAATCCTGTTGAGTTTTATATTCAACCTGATTTTCTGAAATTACAATTTCCTTCCAATCAAGGTGTTTTTGCACATGTGCCTGTTCGCCTAAAGGCCTTTGATTAATTACTTGCATTGCTAAATCACCTTTCTGCTGATCTTGTTCTCCTTGAATTTTTGGAAATGCTTCTTTCTGAGCCTTAACATGATGCTTCTGCATTTTTTCACTCTTCACTTCTTTGTACATGGCCCCCTTTTCCTTCTTTTGTTGCACTTTCTGGGTTTCCTTTAACTTAGCTGTATATGATTGTTGATTATGCTGTTGTGCCTCTTTCTTATTTTTTACTTGATTTTGTGCCATATTTGTTGCAAGTGTCTGCGAAAGAGATGTTTTTTCATTGTTCTGAACATTAATGTCACTTGCTGATTGGTAATATTCACCCAAATGATTATGCTGCTGAACAATAATGTTATGCTGCTCTTGCTCAGCCACATCCACATAGTCATTTTGTTTTAGTTGGAACTGTTTAATGGCAGTTTTCTCTTGATTTTTATTTTCTTCCAGTTTTGAAATATGTTTTTGCTTCTTTTTGTATGACAGTGCACTTTCTTTCTTTTCTTGCACTATTTGATCCCCTTTAGGTAGTTGAATAGTTTTAATCTTAAATATTGGCAGAGAAATTGACTGAGGTTTTAGATGACTAGGTTGCTCATGTACTTTTTTGTGCACCTCTTTGTGTTGTTTAATAGTTTCCAAGCCAATATCTTTCACTGAATCTTTAAATGCATTAAATATCTCTTCCTTATTACTCATTTCATCTGAAGAGTATTTTAAGATACGGTGCAGTTGCTCTGAAGCAGATATCACTGCTGACTTTGCGGAAGCAGAAGACATTGTTTTTGTGGACATCTGATCTTCTGAAGCAGTGGGCACTGTTGGTTTTGGATAATCCTGATGTTTTGTGCCACTGGACACTGCTGGTTTTGGATAAACATGATGTTCTGAAGCAGTGGACACTGCTGGTTTTGGATAATCCTGATGCCCAATAGTGGACACTGCTGGTTTTGGATAATCCTGATGTTTTGTGGCACTGGGCACTGCTGGTTTTGGATAAATTTGATGCTTTGCAACAGTAGGCATATTTTCTGTTTCTGTTACCTGACTAGCTGGAGAAGTCAGATAATCAGCAGCTGATGTGACAGTTGGGAAAACTGAAGGCTTCATTGTATTTTCGGATCCTCCTTTATCTGGGCTTGTCGATACTTCTGCCACGGGCTTCCCCATATTTATAGGCCAAACCATTTTAGTTGCTTTATTTTTTTCCATTTCTTCTCTCTCTTTCCTGTATTTTTCTTCAGCTATCATTAAAGGAGTTTTAAATTTCCTGGCATAAGGTTTAGGTTGTGGTTTTGCTGTTTCAGTTTTGGGTGAAGGATCTAGTGGCACAAAAACTTTGTTAACAGCAGAAGGACCCTGTGCTTCTTTTTTCTGTGGTAGCTTTTGAACAGGCCTTATTACAGGTTGAGGGGGTGATGATTGTATAGCTTGTGGACATGTTGAATGCTGAATAGGTTCATGTTCTTTTTCTTGTGAGGGTTCATGTTTCTGCTGTTGAATAtctagctttgatgatgtggaatcttcaGCTATAATTACATTTGGCTTTGAAATGAGTGGTACTTTCTTCTTCAGTTGTTCTTTTGGTTTGATAGATTCAAGGTTTGGCATTTTCGGTAAAGACTGTAACTTTGATGCCTTAATAACAAGTTtcctttggtggggaggtgattgAGGAAGGGATGGTGGTAATGGTAGTAAATTTAACTCAGACTGTATAGGAGATGGAGGAAGATAGCCCGCTGTGAACTTTTCCTGGACAAGAGTTATAGTAGGAGTAATAGGGGGGGAgggcggaggaggaagaggagaaggagggagttCAGTTTCATACATCTCTGATTTTATCTGGactaatggtggtggtggtggtgggagaggAAACATTTGACCATCTTCTTCTATatgtgaaggaggaggaggaggaagcaaaaGATCAGCATCAGAGGACAGCGGggctggtggaggtggaggtggaattGGAAATTGAACCTCTGGCATACTCTTTCTGTTCATTTTTACGTGGCTTAATCCCTTCTTTCTAGTATTTTGAGTTTTAATGTCCATCTTGTTTGTAGACGTCCTTAATTTTTCTAATGAAGTAGTTCCAGATTTGATCTTAGGTGCAAGTCCTTTATTTATTATCTGGCTACGGTCATCGACAGTTTTATGCAACTCTTTGATACTTTTAATTTCCTGTTTACTTTTTACATCATGTTCCATAATTGACGGAGATGCAAAAGTCTGAACTGTTTGATTGGATACCTGAGCAATTTCCTGAAGAGTACTCGTGCCCTGAATGGTTTGAGAGTTCATGACTTGTGCAACTGCTATATTGGCTCCTGTACAAATCTCAGTATCTGGCATTTCAATAAGATCAGTCGTTCTTGGTGGCTGGAAGGATCTCTGACTATCTGCTGAGACTGAAACCATATGTTTAGCTGTTTGTCTGTCAACTGAACCAAAGTTTTCTTTTACTTTGTGTGCATTATATTTTTCATCTGTAGATTTGATTCTGGTTGCTTGTACACTTTGAACACCAATATGTTTAGATGTGATCCTGGTACTGTGCACATCTGAGATTTTCTTTACGTCTTCCTTAAAAATGTCATAAGCATTATATTGATGTTGCTTATCAGGTGGTAAGAGAGATTGCACTTTCTCTTGTATATCACTTTTCACTGAATCATCTGCTTTCATATTAACCTTTTTAGTACCCTCATGTTGTTCAACATTGAGTTTTGTCCGTATCATTGTGTTAACATTTTTTGTAATATCCATCTTACTTTGTTCTTGAGCTGCTAAGAGAGTTTTTACGGAGTCATGTGCAGCTCCTTTATGGCCAATACCCTTTGCATTAGGTATCTGTTTCTGGCCTTCCTGGTGGATTTTAATAGTATTTTGAACAGCTCCTGCTCCACTGGCCTGGGGTTGAACCTGCTGTTGTGTTGGCTCCAGTAGATCTTGGATAGTAGCTTTTACATCCTCTTTATTGCTCATTTGATATGGCACTGCTTTTTTTTCAGAAGCTGTTTCCAATAAATTTCTCACTGAGACTTGGAAATCAGCGTTCATTATCACTTCTTTTTCAACCTGCTTCAATTTGCTTTGCGCTTCTTCCAAATATTTGGAAGTAAACTGGAGGTCACCATGCATCACATCTTCCTCGACTGCTTCAGCTCTGGTATTTACTGACTTTTCTAGAGAATCTAGAGTGCTTTTAATGTCTCCTGGAATAACTTCAAACTTTTCAATATATTTTTTCTGAGATTTTGCTTCTTCAAGAGATTTTAGAGTTGCAGATAAATTACCTCGTACAATCTGTTCCTTCTCTACCAGTGTAGGCTGATTTATGGCCTGATTGAGTGAATCCAAAGCTGTTCTTAAATCGCCTCCTATGATTTCTTCTTTTTCTACATTGGCAGATATATTTTGCCTTTCTGCCATAAAAGCCAGCACTGCATTTTGGACATCACCAGATAAAATTTCAGACTCTGCAACTGTACGTTCAATTTGCATTTGCTGCTGCTCAAGCATTTTTTTGGCACCCTCAACATCTCCATGTATTATTTCCTCAGACTCCTGTTGAACTACAGCAGTCTCATCAGTCTCTTGCTGAAGTAGTTTAAGATAATCTAATGCTCCAGACTCAATACAAGTTGTGTAAAATTGAACATTTCCTTTTTCAGTGTCATTTAATTTAACTTTCTGTGAAAGTTCACTGCTCTGAGAAGTAGCTATAAGCTTATCAATTGCAGCTTGTATATCACCTTTTATAACTTCATCTTGTTTAACTTTAGTATCATCTGTTCTGTTGAGAAGAGAATAAACTGTCATTCTAACATCCCCTTTCTCACTCTCTTGAATCAGTATACCCTTTTTTGAAGAGTTGTCACGACGTAAAAGATTGTTGATAACTTGCTGAATATCACAACCAATTATTTCTTCTTTTTCTACATTAATATCTGTTGTCCTCTTCAAAAGCTGTGCTGTTGTCAAATGGATATTGCCTTTTTCATCATGGTCGACAGTGATTCCCTTTTCTGTAGATTCTCTTTTGGATAATAATTCCATCATTATGTTTTGGAGATCTCCTCTGACAATCAGTTCTTTTTGTATCTCTGGGGATGTTTGGTTCAATAGTTGATATTTTGCCATTCTGACATCTCCAACCTCATTTGCTTCAATGAGGATTCCTTGGGATTGGAGAATTTTGCAATCATAAAGCGATTTAAGGGTTTCTTCAATATTTTTTCCTACTATTTCTGGCCTTTCTACTGAACTTTCATTGAATTGGTGCAATGGTGTAGTTTCAAAAAGCCAGGTCGTAGTTTTGACATCCGCTTGTGGAATATCTTCTTGAACTATTTTTATATTTGGATCATTAATTTCCTGTATGCTATCTAATGGTTGTTTTTCAaaaagccaaatggcctgttttacaTCTCCTTTTTGTACATCTTCTCGTCCAACTGTCTCAATCTTTTTATATTCTGAATCTTCCCCTTTTATCTCATCAATGGTATGCGATTCAAAAAGCCAAGTGGCAGTCCTTACGTTACCATGCTGAATTTCACTGACACTTACTGTTCTAACATATTTCTGATCAAGATCTGATTCAAATAGTTGAGTACTTGATCTCACATCACCACCTTGTACATCGCAAACTGTCTTGAGGATTACTTTCTCATGATCTGCTATTTTGTCCAGTGGCTGTGTTTCAAATCTCCAACGTGCAGAAGTAacatctcctttttgaatatcctCCTGCGTCACAGCTTTGATGACATATACTTCATCAGTTTCTTTAATTAAATCTAGTGGCTTAGTTTCAAATAGCCACCTGGTGCCCCGCACATCTCCACTAATCACTTCCTCTTTCCGAACAGTCGTTACTTCATGATAATATCCTTCCTTATCTTTGATGGCATATAGTGGCTGAGTTTCAAAAAGCATAGTATAGTTTTTAACATCTCCTTTTTCTATTTGTTCCATATTACATTTTTTGAAGTCTGTAGTTTCTGAAGATTCTTCCTTAATCTGATCCAGTGAATAGGTCTCAAATATGAAACGCCCTTTACCAACATCCCCACCCTGAACATCTGTGATTGTGTGGAGAATCTCTCGTTCTTCAGAGTTTTCTTTTATAGCATCTATTGGATGGTTTTCAAAAAGCCAAGTGCAATTAATAACATTACCTTTCTGAATATCTTCTGCTGTCATAGATCTGATTTGTTTTAATACCTCTTCTGAACTGGAGTTAATCAAATCAAGAGACTTATTTTCAAAGATCCACTTCTTCCGAGATACATCTCCTGATTGAATATCTATTTTAGTTAGCCGCCTAAATTCTTCGTCCTTCTCCCCTTGTATATTTCCCAGAGATTCAGTCTCAAACAGAAAGCGGGCCATTCGTACATCACTACCCTGGATGTCTTCCCGCTGTATTGTACGCATTGTTATAATGGTTTCTGAATTATCTTTTATTGCATCTAAAGGTTGAGTTTCAAATAACCAAGTACAAGTTTTTACATCCCCTTTCTGGATCTCATCTACTTCATTTTTATTATCTACTTTTTCATAGAGAGCATCCATTGGCTGTGTCTCAAACAACCATCTGCAGGTTTGAACATCTCCTTTAACATCATCACGTTGCTTTGTTACAATTTCTTCATCTTCTACATTGCTAAAATATTTGATGGCATCAAGTGGCTGTGTTTCAAAGAGCCACTTAGCTGTTTTCACATCACCAGATTGTATTTCTTCTTTTGATATCCCTTTGATGATTTGACATTTTTGAATACTTTCATCAAACTGATCAATAGGGGTTGTCTCAAACATC encodes:
- the xirp2b gene encoding xin actin-binding repeat-containing protein 2 isoform X2 encodes the protein MPLDGKETNSSAAAVLSDEPSQADSVPLDIQETVSLKDRMAMYQAAVSKKESSSSSVADAEEEARTLPGGLASMKKQFEAQEIASSQSTAAHYHYQQRSVQDMTSASEVKVNSSIRKTDQGDGPPPANKQLLAYQMETVSVIEQNTHQSSMVSNFENHFNDFNVDVVTEDEKPKASTQMLKQQFEKSAQPTQLATNTTKQIKTEHNFQEMQWPPIVSTSNISTATGKISEATSLRKIDNTTASVYVNSSNRGSMEEFPPPPPDLLNTPSEITYSSQSPEPSLSSTKQVIPKELYSKQRNLYELKRLYKHINPEVRKNLEKEFIQEISEIVTNETKDNDVMGDVQQAKYVFEHTGHSPQKCVSPEREYLEWDEILKGEVQSMRWMFETQPLDSIKDESPDQSNAKCISQQGMIAGGDVKYTAWMFETQAIDMLGVSSPESIETTGKIPELARGDVRTATWLFETQPLDSMNKIYQEGDQPTETSATQDVTAGDVKTARYLFETQPLDTLGHLDSVDEVNFLHLKTEVEEIKGNVKKTTKLFETQPLYVIRDQSGQVLEIKTVKREEIERGDVRTARWLFETKPLDVINKDVSSIKVVCGISREEVIQGGVNRAKWLFETHPLDSIKEQLETDTSVNYKEEIQGADVSRQCWMFETQKFDSLKDNDNARPTETEVIIGGDVRSTKHLFETVPLDALKDSPDVGKLKYVIASEEEKGDVRHQTWIFETQPLEMIGEEKEKYTKSIQLEEIKKGDVSNYRQVFETMNLSYIDESKKIQVDGVTSGAVMSNRTLFETTPLYAVQDSAGHYHEVKTVRREEIVRGDVRTCRWMFETTPIDQFDESIQKCQIIKGISKEEIQSGDVKTAKWLFETQPLDAIKYFSNVEDEEIVTKQRDDVKGDVQTCRWLFETQPMDALYEKVDNKNEVDEIQKGDVKTCTWLFETQPLDAIKDNSETIITMRTIQREDIQGSDVRMARFLFETESLGNIQGEKDEEFRRLTKIDIQSGDVSRKKWIFENKSLDLINSSSEEVLKQIRSMTAEDIQKGNVINCTWLFENHPIDAIKENSEEREILHTITDVQGGDVGKGRFIFETYSLDQIKEESSETTDFKKCNMEQIEKGDVKNYTMLFETQPLYAIKDKEGYYHEVTTVRKEEVISGDVRGTRWLFETKPLDLIKETDEVYVIKAVTQEDIQKGDVTSARWRFETQPLDKIADHEKVILKTVCDVQGGDVRSSTQLFESDLDQKYVRTVSVSEIQHGNVRTATWLFESHTIDEIKGEDSEYKKIETVGREDVQKGDVKQAIWLFEKQPLDSIQEINDPNIKIVQEDIPQADVKTTTWLFETTPLHQFNESSVERPEIVGKNIEETLKSLYDCKILQSQGILIEANEVGDVRMAKYQLLNQTSPEIQKELIVRGDLQNIMMELLSKRESTEKGITVDHDEKGNIHLTTAQLLKRTTDINVEKEEIIGCDIQQVINNLLRRDNSSKKGILIQESEKGDVRMTVYSLLNRTDDTKVKQDEVIKGDIQAAIDKLIATSQSSELSQKVKLNDTEKGNVQFYTTCIESGALDYLKLLQQETDETAVVQQESEEIIHGDVEGAKKMLEQQQMQIERTVAESEILSGDVQNAVLAFMAERQNISANVEKEEIIGGDLRTALDSLNQAINQPTLVEKEQIVRGNLSATLKSLEEAKSQKKYIEKFEVIPGDIKSTLDSLEKSVNTRAEAVEEDVMHGDLQFTSKYLEEAQSKLKQVEKEVIMNADFQVSVRNLLETASEKKAVPYQMSNKEDVKATIQDLLEPTQQQVQPQASGAGAVQNTIKIHQEGQKQIPNAKGIGHKGAAHDSVKTLLAAQEQSKMDITKNVNTMIRTKLNVEQHEGTKKVNMKADDSVKSDIQEKVQSLLPPDKQHQYNAYDIFKEDVKKISDVHSTRITSKHIGVQSVQATRIKSTDEKYNAHKVKENFGSVDRQTAKHMVSVSADSQRSFQPPRTTDLIEMPDTEICTGANIAVAQVMNSQTIQGTSTLQEIAQVSNQTVQTFASPSIMEHDVKSKQEIKSIKELHKTVDDRSQIINKGLAPKIKSGTTSLEKLRTSTNKMDIKTQNTRKKGLSHVKMNRKSMPEVQFPIPPPPPPAPLSSDADLLLPPPPPSHIEEDGQMFPLPPPPPPLVQIKSEMYETELPPSPLPPPPSPPITPTITLVQEKFTAGYLPPSPIQSELNLLPLPPSLPQSPPHQRKLVIKASKLQSLPKMPNLESIKPKEQLKKKVPLISKPNVIIAEDSTSSKLDIQQQKHEPSQEKEHEPIQHSTCPQAIQSSPPQPVIRPVQKLPQKKEAQGPSAVNKVFVPLDPSPKTETAKPQPKPYARKFKTPLMIAEEKYRKEREEMEKNKATKMVWPINMGKPVAEVSTSPDKGGSENTMKPSVFPTVTSAADYLTSPASQVTETENMPTVAKHQIYPKPAVPSATKHQDYPKPAVSTIGHQDYPKPAVSTASEHHVYPKPAVSSGTKHQDYPKPTVPTASEDQMSTKTMSSASAKSAVISASEQLHRILKYSSDEMSNKEEIFNAFKDSVKDIGLETIKQHKEVHKKVHEQPSHLKPQSISLPIFKIKTIQLPKGDQIVQEKKESALSYKKKQKHISKLEENKNQEKTAIKQFQLKQNDYVDVAEQEQHNIIVQQHNHLGEYYQSASDINVQNNEKTSLSQTLATNMAQNQVKNKKEAQQHNQQSYTAKLKETQKVQQKKEKGAMYKEVKSEKMQKHHVKAQKEAFPKIQGEQDQQKGDLAMQVINQRPLGEQAHVQKHLDWKEIVISENQVEYKTQQDSFQAKEEQVCYVRNAGNKQGLVPAHMEDIKQANKESGNTAVHEKEFDKDAARLYVEISDSYRKREELQNILIRLIQFEKENDNIDLNAIKAFLEKVPKWITDGHGFPMKVTKGNDLQKVKRELTQIKQNALLKLAYFDESIQKAFISMSGLKPEKGTFGCTAPSQKISKISIGSCKLDKQGKSNVEEQACESKKEQLSEIRLAEQRAQSPAKRMPSPSPSYITIESTARRTESPLRTVPSPPLSHKAYSTPSPVQWETTPTPPLLICSSEMPTSRVHTSSTSPSPPRAKRYDQLAKLKDTTAKLSQGISQSTQSTHVPIAEKRSEIIPSPATLRRQLKIETPVTNTLPNPESPVVSVTVKDIAEMFEEARRSEENKVYMRKDPIDIPERLGSDTEEFESAGSKQKVPMPKVDLSELVHKFEMPDKTIYFQKEPVIITERLGSDDEDDHFGKKTVFEEIPTFDMKSVKPVFEISGQAISPENPQGDGKLLKKSQRSHKVKEGMKTSTQSMLYPEAINKQLAHVDEFESEATGSRTSIQHSEIFSGIDSRHAPPTYEDVVSGQILDISADNTPEELLKNFQKTWQESERVFRSLGYKISDTSETMWQEDVLQEHTALTENTGSYQGDLHSLSKDSISHGKSDSRQANLS
- the xirp2b gene encoding xin actin-binding repeat-containing protein 2 isoform X1 yields the protein MESESETRMMVRETQRKDISASPLSTQDTELIQNEIVKEDLQAARRIERFAIPLGDLKMLFEKSDTPKNSKKELRGGGSPSPPLKQQAGNPSGSSSTNLDCKVRGKLQKTMPLDGKETNSSAAAVLSDEPSQADSVPLDIQETVSLKDRMAMYQAAVSKKESSSSSVADAEEEARTLPGGLASMKKQFEAQEIASSQSTAAHYHYQQRSVQDMTSASEVKVNSSIRKTDQGDGPPPANKQLLAYQMETVSVIEQNTHQSSMVSNFENHFNDFNVDVVTEDEKPKASTQMLKQQFEKSAQPTQLATNTTKQIKTEHNFQEMQWPPIVSTSNISTATGKISEATSLRKIDNTTASVYVNSSNRGSMEEFPPPPPDLLNTPSEITYSSQSPEPSLSSTKQVIPKELYSKQRNLYELKRLYKHINPEVRKNLEKEFIQEISEIVTNETKDNDVMGDVQQAKYVFEHTGHSPQKCVSPEREYLEWDEILKGEVQSMRWMFETQPLDSIKDESPDQSNAKCISQQGMIAGGDVKYTAWMFETQAIDMLGVSSPESIETTGKIPELARGDVRTATWLFETQPLDSMNKIYQEGDQPTETSATQDVTAGDVKTARYLFETQPLDTLGHLDSVDEVNFLHLKTEVEEIKGNVKKTTKLFETQPLYVIRDQSGQVLEIKTVKREEIERGDVRTARWLFETKPLDVINKDVSSIKVVCGISREEVIQGGVNRAKWLFETHPLDSIKEQLETDTSVNYKEEIQGADVSRQCWMFETQKFDSLKDNDNARPTETEVIIGGDVRSTKHLFETVPLDALKDSPDVGKLKYVIASEEEKGDVRHQTWIFETQPLEMIGEEKEKYTKSIQLEEIKKGDVSNYRQVFETMNLSYIDESKKIQVDGVTSGAVMSNRTLFETTPLYAVQDSAGHYHEVKTVRREEIVRGDVRTCRWMFETTPIDQFDESIQKCQIIKGISKEEIQSGDVKTAKWLFETQPLDAIKYFSNVEDEEIVTKQRDDVKGDVQTCRWLFETQPMDALYEKVDNKNEVDEIQKGDVKTCTWLFETQPLDAIKDNSETIITMRTIQREDIQGSDVRMARFLFETESLGNIQGEKDEEFRRLTKIDIQSGDVSRKKWIFENKSLDLINSSSEEVLKQIRSMTAEDIQKGNVINCTWLFENHPIDAIKENSEEREILHTITDVQGGDVGKGRFIFETYSLDQIKEESSETTDFKKCNMEQIEKGDVKNYTMLFETQPLYAIKDKEGYYHEVTTVRKEEVISGDVRGTRWLFETKPLDLIKETDEVYVIKAVTQEDIQKGDVTSARWRFETQPLDKIADHEKVILKTVCDVQGGDVRSSTQLFESDLDQKYVRTVSVSEIQHGNVRTATWLFESHTIDEIKGEDSEYKKIETVGREDVQKGDVKQAIWLFEKQPLDSIQEINDPNIKIVQEDIPQADVKTTTWLFETTPLHQFNESSVERPEIVGKNIEETLKSLYDCKILQSQGILIEANEVGDVRMAKYQLLNQTSPEIQKELIVRGDLQNIMMELLSKRESTEKGITVDHDEKGNIHLTTAQLLKRTTDINVEKEEIIGCDIQQVINNLLRRDNSSKKGILIQESEKGDVRMTVYSLLNRTDDTKVKQDEVIKGDIQAAIDKLIATSQSSELSQKVKLNDTEKGNVQFYTTCIESGALDYLKLLQQETDETAVVQQESEEIIHGDVEGAKKMLEQQQMQIERTVAESEILSGDVQNAVLAFMAERQNISANVEKEEIIGGDLRTALDSLNQAINQPTLVEKEQIVRGNLSATLKSLEEAKSQKKYIEKFEVIPGDIKSTLDSLEKSVNTRAEAVEEDVMHGDLQFTSKYLEEAQSKLKQVEKEVIMNADFQVSVRNLLETASEKKAVPYQMSNKEDVKATIQDLLEPTQQQVQPQASGAGAVQNTIKIHQEGQKQIPNAKGIGHKGAAHDSVKTLLAAQEQSKMDITKNVNTMIRTKLNVEQHEGTKKVNMKADDSVKSDIQEKVQSLLPPDKQHQYNAYDIFKEDVKKISDVHSTRITSKHIGVQSVQATRIKSTDEKYNAHKVKENFGSVDRQTAKHMVSVSADSQRSFQPPRTTDLIEMPDTEICTGANIAVAQVMNSQTIQGTSTLQEIAQVSNQTVQTFASPSIMEHDVKSKQEIKSIKELHKTVDDRSQIINKGLAPKIKSGTTSLEKLRTSTNKMDIKTQNTRKKGLSHVKMNRKSMPEVQFPIPPPPPPAPLSSDADLLLPPPPPSHIEEDGQMFPLPPPPPPLVQIKSEMYETELPPSPLPPPPSPPITPTITLVQEKFTAGYLPPSPIQSELNLLPLPPSLPQSPPHQRKLVIKASKLQSLPKMPNLESIKPKEQLKKKVPLISKPNVIIAEDSTSSKLDIQQQKHEPSQEKEHEPIQHSTCPQAIQSSPPQPVIRPVQKLPQKKEAQGPSAVNKVFVPLDPSPKTETAKPQPKPYARKFKTPLMIAEEKYRKEREEMEKNKATKMVWPINMGKPVAEVSTSPDKGGSENTMKPSVFPTVTSAADYLTSPASQVTETENMPTVAKHQIYPKPAVPSATKHQDYPKPAVSTIGHQDYPKPAVSTASEHHVYPKPAVSSGTKHQDYPKPTVPTASEDQMSTKTMSSASAKSAVISASEQLHRILKYSSDEMSNKEEIFNAFKDSVKDIGLETIKQHKEVHKKVHEQPSHLKPQSISLPIFKIKTIQLPKGDQIVQEKKESALSYKKKQKHISKLEENKNQEKTAIKQFQLKQNDYVDVAEQEQHNIIVQQHNHLGEYYQSASDINVQNNEKTSLSQTLATNMAQNQVKNKKEAQQHNQQSYTAKLKETQKVQQKKEKGAMYKEVKSEKMQKHHVKAQKEAFPKIQGEQDQQKGDLAMQVINQRPLGEQAHVQKHLDWKEIVISENQVEYKTQQDSFQAKEEQVCYVRNAGNKQGLVPAHMEDIKQANKESGNTAVHEKEFDKDAARLYVEISDSYRKREELQNILIRLIQFEKENDNIDLNAIKAFLEKVPKWITDGHGFPMKVTKGNDLQKVKRELTQIKQNALLKLAYFDESIQKAFISMSGLKPEKGTFGCTAPSQKISKISIGSCKLDKQGKSNVEEQACESKKEQLSEIRLAEQRAQSPAKRMPSPSPSYITIESTARRTESPLRTVPSPPLSHKAYSTPSPVQWETTPTPPLLICSSEMPTSRVHTSSTSPSPPRAKRYDQLAKLKDTTAKLSQGISQSTQSTHVPIAEKRSEIIPSPATLRRQLKIETPVTNTLPNPESPVVSVTVKDIAEMFEEARRSEENKVYMRKDPIDIPERLGSDTEEFESAGSKQKVPMPKVDLSELVHKFEMPDKTIYFQKEPVIITERLGSDDEDDHFGKKTVFEEIPTFDMKSVKPVFEISGQAISPENPQGDGKLLKKSQRSHKVKEGMKTSTQSMLYPEAINKQLAHVDEFESEATGSRTSIQHSEIFSGIDSRHAPPTYEDVVSGQILDISADNTPEELLKNFQKTWQESERVFRSLGYKISDTSETMWQEDVLQEHTALTENTGSYQGDLHSLSKDSISHGKSDSRQANLS